In one window of Posidoniimonas corsicana DNA:
- a CDS encoding FtsX-like permease family protein: MLNQQLAWKNLLQNRVRTAVGMAGVGFAAMLMFMQMGFKGAIEKTATQIYDALEFDLMLRSPAYLHLTEARTFPRARLHQAASLPTIDQARPFNIGLSVWQAPDDAAFRPGDEQNVAGMGRSIITMGVDPAAPPFTRPDLRDKARLLSSDEFVLLDSKSKSEYGPRNGKRFTEADIGTVTALGAQTVRVVGLIELGTGMASNGACMTSLEGYLRASPWQDRDTITLGLLTLAEGADPLRVKQELGSLFAGEDVEVLTRDEVRAHEEQRWMVQTPFGLIFTFLVVVSVMVGVAIVYQVLSNDIANLMSEYATLKAMGYSNAYLCTVILQQSVLLALVGFLPALLLCWQLYALVGGYAGIPMVMTPGITLGVLGLSVGMCVASGVFALQKLFKADPAELF, translated from the coding sequence TTTATGCAGATGGGCTTCAAGGGCGCCATCGAGAAGACCGCCACGCAGATCTACGACGCGCTCGAGTTCGACCTGATGCTCCGCTCGCCGGCCTACCTGCACCTGACCGAGGCCCGCACCTTCCCGCGGGCGCGGCTGCACCAGGCCGCGTCGCTGCCGACGATAGACCAGGCGCGGCCTTTCAACATTGGGCTGAGCGTGTGGCAAGCGCCCGATGACGCCGCGTTCCGGCCCGGCGACGAGCAGAACGTCGCCGGCATGGGGCGCAGCATCATCACGATGGGCGTCGACCCGGCCGCCCCTCCCTTCACACGCCCGGACCTGCGCGACAAGGCCCGGCTGCTGAGCAGCGACGAATTCGTGCTGCTCGACTCGAAGAGCAAGAGCGAGTACGGCCCGCGGAACGGCAAACGGTTCACCGAAGCCGACATCGGGACGGTCACAGCGCTCGGCGCCCAGACCGTGCGGGTGGTGGGGCTGATCGAGCTAGGCACCGGCATGGCCAGCAACGGCGCCTGCATGACCAGCCTCGAGGGCTACCTGCGGGCGAGCCCGTGGCAGGACCGCGACACGATCACGCTCGGGCTGTTGACCTTGGCCGAAGGCGCGGACCCGCTGCGTGTGAAGCAGGAGCTGGGAAGCCTGTTCGCAGGAGAAGACGTCGAGGTGCTGACCCGCGACGAGGTCCGTGCGCACGAAGAGCAGCGCTGGATGGTGCAGACGCCGTTCGGGCTCATTTTCACGTTCCTGGTGGTGGTTTCGGTGATGGTTGGGGTGGCCATCGTTTATCAGGTGCTATCGAATGACATCGCCAACCTGATGAGCGAGTACGCCACGCTCAAGGCGATGGGCTACAGCAACGCCTACCTCTGCACGGTAATTCTGCAGCAGTCGGTGCTGCTGGCCCTGGTCGGGTTCCTGCCGGCGCTGCTGTTGTGCTGGCAGCTCTACGCACTGGTAGGCGGGTACGCCGGCATCCCTATGGTGATGACGCCCGGCATCACCCTGGGCGTGCTGGGGTTGTCGGTCGGCATGTGCGTCGCTTCGGGCGTGTTCGCGCTGCAGAAGCTGTTCAAGGCCGACCCGGCGGAATTGTTCTAA